A genomic region of Vampirovibrio chlorellavorus contains the following coding sequences:
- the rsmH gene encoding 16S rRNA (cytosine(1402)-N(4))-methyltransferase RsmH yields the protein MSPQRPPHIPVLLDSVLECLQPEPGKTYVDATLGAGGHAEAILQHIQPGGRLFGIDQDPSALKLAVDRLSPFGSAFQPLAGNFSEIAKLMPSEALPITGGILADIGVSSMQLDQAERGFSFNKQAPLDMRMNPQGALTAATVVNTYSEADLVRLFSEYGEEHMSKTLAREMVSYRKTSPFETTLDLANFIAEQYKRVGKHEKNHPATRVFQALRIEVNDELGSLRRFLESAPSLLAPGATLLVISFHSLEDRIVKDFFKTQSRDCICPPRLPICQCGHRATFKLPKGKLPKGQPFVASPEELKLNPRARSAKLRVAVRI from the coding sequence TTGTCTCCCCAACGTCCCCCACACATCCCGGTTTTGCTCGATTCGGTCTTGGAATGCCTGCAGCCGGAGCCGGGGAAAACTTACGTGGATGCCACGCTGGGCGCAGGCGGCCATGCGGAGGCCATACTGCAACACATTCAACCGGGCGGGCGCTTGTTCGGGATTGATCAGGACCCCAGCGCCTTAAAACTGGCCGTCGATCGCCTGTCTCCCTTTGGCAGTGCTTTCCAGCCGCTGGCCGGTAACTTTTCAGAGATTGCCAAGCTGATGCCGTCTGAGGCATTGCCCATTACCGGTGGCATTCTGGCCGATATCGGGGTGTCATCCATGCAGCTGGATCAAGCGGAACGGGGCTTCAGCTTCAATAAGCAGGCCCCGCTGGATATGCGCATGAACCCACAGGGGGCCTTAACCGCTGCCACGGTGGTCAATACTTACAGCGAAGCCGATTTGGTGCGGCTTTTCTCCGAATACGGGGAAGAGCACATGTCCAAAACCCTGGCCCGGGAGATGGTGAGCTACCGCAAGACCAGCCCGTTTGAAACCACGCTGGACTTGGCCAATTTTATTGCTGAGCAATACAAGCGGGTGGGCAAGCACGAGAAGAACCATCCGGCCACTCGGGTGTTTCAGGCTTTGCGCATTGAAGTGAACGATGAACTGGGGAGTCTGCGACGCTTTTTGGAAAGCGCGCCGTCTTTGCTGGCCCCCGGGGCGACGCTGCTGGTGATCAGTTTTCACTCGCTGGAAGATCGCATTGTGAAAGACTTTTTCAAAACCCAGAGCCGGGATTGCATTTGCCCGCCCCGCCTGCCCATTTGTCAATGCGGTCACCGGGCTACCTTCAAGCTCCCCAAAGGCAAGCTCCCCAAAGGGCAGCCTTTTGTGGCCAGCCCCGAGGAGCTGAAACTCAATCCCCGCGCTCGCAGCGCCAAGTTGCGGGTGGCCGTGCGGATTTGA
- the leuS gene encoding leucine--tRNA ligase produces the protein METSTEKSILQIDSYQPQVIEAKWQRQWDETGLYKTDTEESHMPKYYALSMFPYPSGRLHMGHVRNYTITDVIARFKRMHGFNVLHPMGWDSFGLPAENAAIQNNIPPADWTFSNIDYMRKQLKQLGLAVDWDREVTTCKEDYYKWTQWMFLYLYQRGLAYKKEAPVNWCEQCHTVLANEQVIDGRCWRDDSLVTKKKLNQWFFKTTEYADRLLKNLDSLKGWPERVLLMQKNWINKSIGAEVEFAVEGRDIKIPIFTTRPDTIFGVTYMVLAPEHPLVELLVSEDYRESVQQYIETTKLKSEMDRTATDKEKTGLPLGVNAINPYTGEAVPIWISDYVLVEYGTGAVMAVPAHDERDFVFAQKFQLPIRRVIEPSGQSSQPGQPLTAAYTEPGVLIESGEFTGLDSETAKEKITRLAQDKGFGKEKIQYRLRDWLVSRQRYWGTPIPIIYCDHCGTVPVPDEDLPVRLPKDVDFTVKGVSPVATSPSFKNAPCPKCGKMAKRETDTMDTFVDSSWYYLRYIDPHNETKPFEPQLIHQWMPVDQYVGGIEHAILHLMYSRFFMMALSDSGWTEQDEPFKNLLTQGMVLKDGAKMSKSKGNIVDPDAIFKEFGADTARFFILSDSPPQADFDWKESAVEGCFKFLCRVWRCVTEHQNAISFSLPLPAYEEMSGETRELFQWTNRTIGGITTDIETQFQFNTVISKIREFVNYLSKFEPGEEPNAVYSHAIAALLKLMAPITPHLAQELWVISGGDGALYTQSWPKWDPVATQADTVEIVVQVNGKVRDKFTVASGLPQATLEEMARERPKVIQQLGNQQVVKVIVVPNKLVNLVVK, from the coding sequence GCCTCTACAAGACCGATACCGAAGAATCCCATATGCCCAAGTACTATGCGCTGTCCATGTTTCCCTATCCGTCCGGGCGTCTGCACATGGGACACGTGCGCAACTACACCATCACCGATGTGATTGCCCGCTTCAAGCGTATGCACGGCTTTAACGTGCTGCATCCTATGGGCTGGGACAGCTTTGGCCTGCCCGCCGAGAACGCCGCCATCCAGAACAACATCCCGCCCGCGGATTGGACTTTTAGCAACATCGACTACATGCGTAAACAGCTCAAGCAGTTGGGGCTTGCCGTGGACTGGGATCGGGAAGTGACCACCTGCAAGGAAGATTACTACAAGTGGACCCAATGGATGTTCCTGTACCTGTATCAGCGGGGCTTGGCCTACAAAAAAGAAGCGCCGGTCAACTGGTGCGAGCAATGCCATACCGTACTGGCCAACGAGCAGGTGATTGACGGTCGTTGCTGGCGGGATGATTCGCTGGTGACAAAGAAAAAGCTGAACCAGTGGTTCTTCAAGACCACCGAATACGCCGATCGCCTGCTGAAAAATCTGGATAGTCTGAAGGGCTGGCCGGAACGGGTCTTGTTGATGCAGAAAAACTGGATTAACAAGTCCATTGGGGCCGAAGTGGAATTTGCCGTGGAAGGCCGGGATATTAAAATCCCCATTTTTACCACCCGCCCCGATACCATTTTTGGGGTCACCTACATGGTGCTGGCCCCGGAACACCCGCTGGTGGAGCTGCTGGTCAGTGAAGACTATCGGGAATCCGTGCAGCAATACATCGAAACCACCAAGCTGAAGAGCGAAATGGATCGCACCGCCACGGACAAGGAAAAAACCGGGTTGCCCTTGGGCGTGAACGCCATCAACCCCTATACGGGAGAGGCGGTTCCCATCTGGATTTCCGATTACGTGCTGGTGGAGTACGGTACTGGGGCGGTCATGGCCGTGCCTGCCCACGATGAGCGTGACTTTGTCTTTGCCCAAAAGTTCCAGTTGCCCATTCGGCGGGTCATTGAGCCGTCTGGTCAGTCAAGCCAGCCCGGTCAGCCGCTCACTGCCGCTTACACTGAGCCCGGCGTCTTGATTGAATCCGGTGAATTTACCGGGCTGGACAGCGAAACGGCCAAGGAGAAAATCACCCGATTGGCCCAGGACAAGGGCTTCGGGAAAGAAAAAATCCAGTACCGCCTCCGGGATTGGCTGGTTTCCCGGCAACGTTACTGGGGCACCCCCATTCCCATTATCTATTGCGATCATTGCGGGACGGTGCCAGTACCGGATGAGGATTTGCCGGTGCGCTTGCCCAAGGATGTCGACTTCACGGTGAAGGGCGTCTCCCCGGTGGCCACTTCGCCTTCGTTTAAAAACGCCCCCTGTCCCAAGTGCGGCAAAATGGCCAAGCGGGAAACCGATACCATGGACACCTTTGTGGATAGCTCCTGGTACTACCTGCGCTACATCGATCCGCACAATGAGACCAAGCCCTTTGAGCCACAGCTCATTCACCAGTGGATGCCGGTGGATCAGTATGTGGGTGGCATTGAGCATGCCATTTTGCACCTCATGTACAGCCGGTTCTTTATGATGGCCCTGAGTGACAGCGGCTGGACGGAGCAGGACGAGCCGTTCAAGAACCTGCTGACCCAGGGCATGGTGCTGAAAGACGGCGCCAAAATGAGCAAGTCCAAGGGCAATATTGTCGATCCCGATGCTATTTTTAAGGAATTCGGGGCCGATACAGCCCGCTTCTTCATCCTCAGCGATTCGCCACCCCAAGCGGACTTTGACTGGAAGGAATCCGCCGTGGAAGGCTGCTTCAAGTTCCTGTGCCGGGTGTGGCGTTGTGTCACCGAGCATCAGAACGCCATTAGCTTCAGCCTGCCCTTGCCCGCTTATGAGGAGATGTCCGGCGAGACCCGGGAACTGTTCCAGTGGACGAACCGCACCATTGGCGGCATTACCACCGATATTGAGACCCAGTTTCAGTTCAACACGGTCATCAGCAAAATTCGGGAATTTGTAAATTACCTGAGCAAGTTTGAGCCTGGCGAGGAGCCCAACGCGGTTTACAGCCACGCCATTGCCGCTTTGTTGAAGCTGATGGCCCCCATCACTCCGCATTTGGCCCAGGAACTGTGGGTCATCTCCGGTGGGGATGGTGCCTTGTACACCCAAAGCTGGCCCAAGTGGGACCCGGTGGCCACCCAGGCCGACACGGTGGAAATTGTGGTACAGGTGAACGGCAAGGTGCGGGATAAGTTCACCGTGGCCAGTGGTTTGCCCCAAGCAACGCTGGAAGAAATGGCCCGTGAGCGTCCCAAGGTCATTCAGCAACTGGGCAATCAGCAAGTGGTCAAGGTCATTGTGGTGCCCAACAAGCTGGTCAATCTGGTGGTCAAGTAA